A genome region from Hymenobacter tibetensis includes the following:
- a CDS encoding TonB-dependent receptor: MKHPVHFPLANWPALKNVWLQTLLTGLPIGLMVGAQPVQAAQPIAVPTSVSAQTVLERKITLAVEGQSIKETLTKIARQANIRFVYSQQLIGAERKVSVHVKDENLASVLDEILAPLKIEYEVTNGRVVLRVPSYANVSSANVSQDISVSGKVVDAKGAGLPGVTVVVKGTTTGTSTGPDGSFTLQVPENSVLVVSFVGFTRQEVPVTGATTGLNVTLLEDTQALNEVVVIGYGTARKSDLTGAVSSVSGAQLTQVATSDPVQSLQGRVAGVEVTANSGQPGSGTRIRVRGVGTINNSDPLYVVDGIQTGDIGFLLPADIESTEILKDASATAIYGSRGANGVVLITTKHGKAGQTQFNVTGYTGFQQIRRTLPLTTAAEYSTLVTEAFTNSGKQVPDSYNALLQDAIATNAKGIDYQDLVTQKGLITNYSLSASGGTEQNRYLVSGSYFQQNGIIKNSGFKKYVIRVNDDVVLTKRIKAGVAATFTNSNQTGSGDGQGGSPPYLVLQYAVQSNPVFNPFGPNGTYNEDIITRNVLNVPRYLDEQKSNKTQNNNLFSSSYLDISLFEGLSFRSTFGVNYNNNHPKTYQPQYYIGPVDNRAQSALIETRSENVSWVWSNYANYNKTFSDNSSFSATLGQEAQRGFGNGISITAYNVPADATLQYASASRSTGNVVRSSQYDGGLISYFGRANYNFRDKYLVTGTLRFDQTSKFLGPVRTGTFPSVGAAWNISNENFLKDISQLSVLKLRASYGQVGNQNAAPNYGYASVASNNQIYIFNGAPAPGLAITRVNNPDLKWETAVTTDVGIDAELFNSQLTFTADYYERRTQDMIALSPVPDYLGQAPASANVGSLRNRGLELALNYRNEVGKLQYNVGLNFTKINNEVTSLGGGNPIVAGTVLTQIGNTTLTSVGREIAYYYGLQAQGVFHTQEEINSYTFTGADGVTKLVQPGAVPGDMRYQDTNGDGVITGADNIYLGSGTPDFSYGASLNLNYSGFDFKILLYGVQGAEIVNGAGFHLNKSADFVGVWSNFYASRMDRWTPSNPNSNEPRITSNDTNGNDRLSSRHIEDGSYLRARNMELGYTLPQAFLGKVKVKGARVFASVDNVFTITDYTGYDPEISTSSSYNDPLAYGVDYGNYPQARTYRLGFNVQF, from the coding sequence ATGAAACATCCAGTACATTTTCCCCTTGCCAATTGGCCAGCGCTAAAAAACGTGTGGCTGCAAACTCTGCTGACTGGTCTTCCTATAGGCCTCATGGTGGGAGCACAGCCAGTGCAAGCCGCCCAACCTATTGCTGTGCCAACTTCCGTTAGCGCCCAAACTGTATTAGAGCGCAAGATCACGCTCGCAGTGGAAGGGCAGTCAATCAAGGAAACGCTAACCAAAATAGCTCGGCAAGCAAACATTCGGTTTGTGTACAGCCAGCAACTCATTGGTGCAGAGCGTAAAGTGAGCGTGCACGTTAAGGATGAAAACCTAGCGTCGGTACTAGATGAGATACTAGCTCCCCTAAAGATTGAGTATGAAGTTACAAATGGGCGGGTAGTATTACGTGTTCCCAGCTATGCAAACGTTTCCAGTGCAAACGTTTCCCAAGATATAAGCGTCTCGGGAAAAGTAGTTGATGCAAAAGGTGCCGGTTTGCCAGGGGTTACGGTGGTAGTAAAAGGCACCACCACTGGCACCAGTACGGGCCCAGATGGCAGTTTCACGTTGCAGGTTCCCGAGAATAGCGTCTTGGTTGTGAGCTTTGTCGGCTTTACACGGCAGGAAGTACCTGTCACTGGTGCCACAACTGGTTTGAATGTAACGCTCTTAGAAGACACGCAGGCACTGAACGAAGTAGTGGTAATCGGTTACGGTACTGCTCGTAAGAGCGACCTAACAGGTGCAGTGTCCTCTGTAAGTGGAGCCCAGCTCACGCAGGTAGCCACCTCTGATCCAGTGCAGTCTTTGCAAGGACGGGTAGCCGGTGTGGAAGTAACTGCTAATAGTGGGCAGCCAGGCTCAGGCACTCGGATTCGGGTACGGGGCGTGGGCACCATCAACAACAGTGACCCACTCTACGTTGTGGATGGTATTCAGACCGGCGACATCGGCTTTTTGTTGCCCGCTGATATCGAATCAACCGAGATTCTGAAGGATGCTTCGGCCACGGCCATCTACGGCTCGCGCGGTGCAAACGGGGTAGTACTCATTACCACCAAACACGGTAAGGCTGGCCAGACGCAGTTCAACGTAACGGGTTACACGGGCTTCCAGCAGATTCGGCGGACCTTGCCCCTAACCACCGCCGCCGAATACTCGACGCTCGTAACGGAGGCCTTCACCAACAGTGGGAAACAAGTGCCGGATAGTTATAATGCGCTGCTGCAAGATGCTATTGCTACCAACGCAAAGGGCATTGATTATCAGGATTTGGTAACGCAGAAGGGCTTGATTACCAACTACAGCTTGTCGGCTTCAGGCGGTACCGAGCAAAACCGCTACCTAGTGAGCGGGAGCTACTTTCAGCAAAACGGCATTATCAAGAATTCGGGCTTCAAGAAGTACGTGATTCGGGTGAACGACGACGTGGTGCTCACCAAGCGCATCAAGGCGGGCGTGGCAGCCACATTTACGAACAGCAACCAAACAGGCTCCGGCGACGGTCAGGGTGGCTCGCCGCCCTACTTGGTCCTGCAATATGCCGTGCAATCGAACCCTGTCTTCAACCCGTTCGGCCCCAACGGAACCTACAACGAAGACATCATCACGCGCAACGTGCTGAACGTACCGCGCTACCTTGACGAGCAGAAGTCCAACAAGACGCAGAACAACAACTTGTTCAGCAGCAGCTACCTTGACATTTCGTTGTTCGAAGGCTTGTCGTTCCGCTCTACGTTTGGCGTGAATTACAACAACAACCACCCCAAAACATACCAGCCGCAGTACTACATCGGTCCGGTAGACAACCGGGCCCAGAGCGCGCTCATTGAAACGCGTAGCGAAAACGTTTCGTGGGTGTGGTCGAACTATGCCAACTACAACAAAACCTTCTCCGACAACAGCTCCTTCTCGGCTACCTTAGGTCAGGAGGCCCAGCGCGGTTTCGGCAACGGCATTTCCATTACGGCCTACAACGTGCCGGCCGATGCCACCTTGCAATACGCCTCGGCCTCGCGCAGCACCGGCAACGTGGTGCGCAGCTCGCAGTACGACGGAGGCTTGATATCGTACTTCGGCCGGGCCAACTACAACTTCCGCGACAAGTATCTGGTTACTGGTACACTGCGCTTCGACCAGACCTCGAAGTTTCTCGGGCCAGTGCGTACGGGCACGTTCCCATCGGTAGGTGCTGCCTGGAATATCTCCAATGAGAATTTCCTTAAGGACATCAGTCAATTGTCGGTGTTGAAACTGCGCGCCAGCTACGGCCAGGTGGGCAACCAAAACGCCGCCCCTAACTATGGCTACGCATCCGTGGCGAGCAACAACCAGATCTATATATTCAACGGAGCGCCAGCTCCCGGTTTGGCCATCACTCGGGTCAACAATCCGGATCTGAAGTGGGAAACAGCCGTTACCACCGACGTGGGCATCGATGCCGAGTTGTTCAACAGCCAGCTGACCTTCACGGCTGACTACTACGAGCGGCGCACCCAAGACATGATTGCGCTGTCTCCGGTACCCGACTACTTGGGTCAGGCTCCCGCTAGCGCCAACGTGGGCTCCCTACGTAACCGAGGCCTGGAACTGGCCCTGAATTACCGCAATGAGGTGGGCAAACTGCAATACAACGTGGGTCTTAACTTCACCAAGATCAACAATGAAGTAACCAGCCTAGGTGGTGGCAATCCCATTGTGGCCGGCACTGTGCTCACGCAAATCGGCAATACTACCCTCACGAGCGTAGGCCGCGAAATAGCCTATTACTACGGCTTGCAAGCCCAGGGCGTGTTTCACACGCAGGAAGAAATTAACTCGTATACCTTCACAGGCGCCGATGGGGTAACGAAGCTGGTGCAGCCAGGTGCTGTACCCGGCGACATGCGCTACCAGGATACCAATGGCGACGGCGTAATTACGGGTGCAGATAACATTTACTTAGGCAGCGGCACCCCTGACTTTAGCTACGGCGCTTCGCTGAACCTGAACTACTCGGGCTTCGATTTCAAAATCTTGCTGTATGGCGTGCAGGGCGCCGAAATCGTGAACGGTGCGGGTTTTCACCTGAACAAATCTGCCGACTTTGTGGGTGTGTGGAGCAACTTCTATGCAAGCCGCATGGACCGGTGGACGCCGAGCAACCCCAACAGCAATGAGCCCCGCATCACGTCGAACGATACCAACGGCAACGACCGCCTAAGCAGCCGCCATATAGAAGACGGCAGCTACTTGCGCGCCCGCAACATGGAGCTAGGCTACACGCTACCCCAAGCCTTTTTGGGCAAGGTGAAGGTGAAAGGTGCCCGGGTGTTTGCCTCGGTTGACAACGTGTTTACTATCACGGACTACACCGGCTACGACCCCGAAATTTCCACGTCGTCTTCTTACAATGACCCCCTTGCATACGGCGTCGACTACGGCAACTATCCGCAGGCCCGTACTTACCGCTTGGGCTTTAATGTGCAGTTTTAA
- a CDS encoding WbqC family protein: MSILLFESQYHPPTTFFTGIIGAEALRLEAQEHYRKQTYRNRCLLLTAQGVKPLTVPVVDGNRSEKVKTKDIEIDYRQNWVHQHWRTIQTAYGGTPYFEYYADYLHDIYVQKHTYLFDLNLAFLRFYLRCLRLRTPVELTTDYFPTYPTTTSAPHTVDQLSNTVVDCRDSLTPKVSVALEPDRKSVRPYAQTFGKDFVPGLSILDLLFMQGPAAGNFLV; the protein is encoded by the coding sequence ATGTCCATTCTTCTCTTTGAGTCTCAATATCACCCTCCAACCACGTTTTTCACTGGAATTATAGGGGCTGAAGCTCTCCGACTGGAAGCGCAAGAGCATTATCGTAAGCAAACCTACCGCAACCGCTGCCTACTTCTAACGGCTCAGGGAGTGAAGCCTCTAACGGTGCCCGTGGTAGATGGAAATCGTAGTGAGAAGGTAAAGACCAAGGATATAGAAATCGATTATCGACAGAACTGGGTGCATCAACACTGGCGGACTATTCAAACTGCGTACGGCGGTACACCGTATTTCGAATACTACGCCGACTATTTGCACGATATCTACGTACAAAAGCACACGTATCTTTTTGATCTAAATCTTGCTTTCTTGCGTTTCTACCTACGCTGCCTTCGGTTGCGGACTCCTGTGGAGCTTACCACCGACTACTTTCCCACGTACCCCACAACGACATCCGCTCCCCACACTGTTGATCAGCTTTCCAACACCGTGGTGGACTGTCGTGATTCACTGACACCAAAGGTTTCCGTGGCATTAGAACCTGACAGGAAGTCGGTAAGACCCTATGCCCAGACCTTTGGTAAAGATTTTGTACCAGGGCTTAGCATCCTAGACCTGCTCTTCATGCAAGGTCCGGCTGCCGGCAATTTTCTCGTGTAG
- a CDS encoding acyl-CoA thioesterase yields MYQSDTNIRVRYAETDQMGYVYHGNYAAYFEVCRTEAFRQLGISYKDLEAEGVGMPVGEIRTRFRRPARYDDLLTVRLLLKQPAEGSRVLFEYEIYNEAQELLTEGHTLMVFVSMATGRPVPIPAHIQAKLAPYFTDDETAGPLTPPKAPADAPAPAAFLK; encoded by the coding sequence ATGTACCAATCCGACACTAACATCCGAGTCCGCTACGCAGAAACAGACCAAATGGGCTACGTGTACCATGGCAACTACGCGGCCTACTTTGAAGTATGCCGCACTGAGGCGTTCCGTCAACTGGGTATCAGCTACAAAGACCTAGAAGCAGAAGGAGTAGGGATGCCGGTGGGCGAAATCAGAACCCGCTTCCGCCGTCCCGCTCGCTACGACGACCTCTTGACTGTGCGCCTGTTGCTAAAGCAGCCTGCTGAAGGCTCCCGGGTGCTGTTCGAGTATGAAATCTACAACGAGGCGCAGGAACTGCTAACCGAGGGCCACACGTTGATGGTGTTTGTGAGTATGGCTACTGGGCGCCCCGTCCCGATTCCAGCCCACATCCAAGCCAAACTCGCCCCGTACTTCACCGACGACGAAACAGCCGGTCCGCTTACTCCGCCCAAAGCTCCGGCGGATGCTCCAGCCCCGGCGGCTTTCCTGAAATAG
- the mltG gene encoding endolytic transglycosylase MltG, with amino-acid sequence MTKPRIDYKAKATRRRNRFSYTVGIIGLLLITFSYYFYQVFFTPNIETKGKPTYVVVRKGQSAKAVLDSIDATGVVVDKLSLHFVARLMKYEQLVRPGRYELKDGYTNRQLINDLRTGRNRLPVILTFQNIRLREDLARKLATTIDARPGQFDSLLNSPAYTKSLGFDTTSILTMFIPNTYELPWNASANNVMQRMKKEYERFWTPERDAKRAKMNLTRAQVSTLASIVEAEQQQHADERPRVAGVYLNRLKRDMKLQADPTVVYANNDFTIKRVLNVHLAKDSPYNTYKYGGLPPGPINLPSIASIDAVLNPESHDYLYFCAKEDFSGYHAFARNEQEHLVNARRYQAALSRAGIMK; translated from the coding sequence ATGACCAAACCTCGCATCGACTATAAAGCCAAGGCTACTCGTCGCCGCAACCGTTTTTCCTATACAGTCGGTATTATCGGCCTACTGCTCATTACGTTCTCCTACTACTTCTACCAGGTATTCTTCACGCCCAACATCGAAACCAAAGGCAAGCCCACCTACGTCGTTGTGCGGAAAGGGCAGTCGGCTAAGGCTGTGCTCGACTCTATCGATGCCACAGGCGTAGTGGTCGATAAACTGTCGTTGCACTTTGTGGCTCGCCTCATGAAGTATGAGCAGCTCGTACGGCCTGGCCGCTATGAGTTGAAAGACGGCTACACCAACCGCCAGCTTATCAACGACCTCCGTACCGGGCGCAACCGGTTGCCAGTTATCCTGACGTTTCAGAACATTCGGCTGCGTGAAGACCTGGCCCGTAAGCTAGCAACGACGATTGACGCTCGCCCCGGCCAATTCGACAGCTTGCTTAACAGCCCTGCCTACACCAAGAGCCTGGGCTTCGATACCACGAGCATCCTCACCATGTTCATCCCAAACACCTACGAACTGCCCTGGAACGCGTCGGCCAACAATGTCATGCAGCGCATGAAGAAAGAGTACGAGCGGTTCTGGACGCCGGAGCGTGATGCTAAGCGCGCAAAGATGAACCTTACCCGCGCCCAGGTTAGCACGTTGGCTAGCATTGTGGAAGCCGAGCAGCAGCAACACGCCGATGAGCGTCCCCGCGTAGCGGGCGTCTACCTCAACCGCCTCAAGCGCGACATGAAACTTCAGGCCGACCCTACTGTGGTCTATGCCAACAACGACTTCACCATCAAACGGGTGCTTAATGTGCACCTCGCCAAAGATTCTCCTTACAACACTTATAAGTATGGAGGCCTGCCGCCCGGCCCCATCAACCTGCCCAGCATTGCCAGCATTGATGCCGTGCTGAATCCCGAAAGCCACGACTACCTCTACTTCTGCGCCAAAGAAGATTTTAGCGGTTACCACGCCTTTGCCCGCAACGAGCAAGAGCACCTCGTAAACGCCCGCCGCTACCAAGCCGCCCTGAGCCGCGCCGGAATTATGAAGTAG
- a CDS encoding RNA polymerase sigma factor, with product MNSSQWTYAAWTDTELLDALRADEEKAFAEIYKRYCYRLFTVAYRKLNSRQVAEELVQDLFADLWGRRGIIQIQQLESYLFSAIRYRIINYIKSKKIKSGYELYCRLSASDADTDTEKLLAHNDLSEALLDSMRKLPEKSREIFQLSRLEHYTVPEISVRVKLSEKSVEYHLTKSLKLLRSYLRDYLMLVPILFLWLR from the coding sequence GTGAATTCTTCTCAATGGACATACGCCGCTTGGACGGACACCGAGTTGCTCGATGCACTGCGCGCAGACGAGGAAAAAGCCTTTGCTGAGATCTATAAGCGCTATTGCTACCGTCTGTTCACTGTCGCTTATCGGAAACTTAATAGCCGCCAAGTTGCCGAGGAGCTAGTACAAGATCTATTTGCGGACCTTTGGGGCCGGCGTGGCATCATCCAGATTCAGCAACTAGAGAGCTATCTGTTTTCGGCGATTCGCTATCGAATCATCAACTATATCAAGTCGAAGAAAATCAAGTCGGGGTACGAGCTGTACTGTCGCTTGAGCGCAAGTGATGCCGATACGGATACGGAAAAACTCCTTGCGCATAACGATTTGAGTGAGGCGTTGCTGGACAGTATGCGCAAGTTGCCCGAAAAGTCTAGGGAGATATTCCAGTTGAGCAGATTAGAGCATTATACAGTGCCCGAAATTTCGGTGCGGGTCAAACTGTCGGAGAAAAGCGTTGAATACCACCTAACTAAGTCTCTGAAACTACTGCGAAGCTATCTGCGAGACTATCTGATGCTTGTACCGATACTTTTTTTGTGGTTGCGATAG
- a CDS encoding YihY/virulence factor BrkB family protein, whose translation MHLPTRRYHLPDLRRRRSYRRFIIWLKRLRFSGGKASVYDVVDRMIQELKLDSVEKRAGYMAFNFTVALFPTIIFLFTLIPYLPIPNLSVDILQFLADLIPAEMYRAVSGTIEDIVNIPHGGLLSFGFATALVLSSNGIMALLDAFEKKYPSFKKRTYVRKRVIATLLTVVLSSVLLVSVAGIFFGTYIIDALVFQEIVPEKYTGEIIAVIKYGSVVGLFLLTTCLVYYYVPPVHDKWPFLSAGAVVATLLIFLVSFLFILYVKIFDSYNTFYGSIGALVGFMVWLDFVCMTIILGFEVNVSIDAVTGRLRTEPASMRLLERLRGKEKSPKQVNA comes from the coding sequence ATGCACCTGCCAACCCGACGTTACCACTTGCCTGACTTGCGCCGCCGGCGTAGTTACCGGCGGTTTATCATTTGGTTGAAACGACTACGCTTTTCCGGTGGGAAAGCGTCGGTGTATGACGTGGTTGACCGCATGATTCAGGAACTCAAGCTTGATAGTGTAGAGAAGCGCGCCGGCTACATGGCGTTCAACTTCACGGTGGCCCTGTTTCCAACTATCATCTTCCTTTTTACCCTTATCCCGTACCTGCCAATTCCGAACCTGAGCGTCGATATTCTCCAGTTTTTGGCCGATTTGATTCCCGCGGAAATGTATCGGGCTGTTTCGGGTACCATCGAAGACATTGTTAATATCCCGCACGGCGGGTTGCTCTCGTTCGGTTTTGCCACTGCTCTGGTGTTAAGCAGCAACGGCATCATGGCGCTGCTGGATGCGTTCGAGAAGAAGTACCCTTCCTTTAAGAAGCGGACGTATGTGCGCAAACGGGTCATTGCCACGTTGCTTACCGTTGTTTTGTCGTCGGTACTACTGGTATCAGTAGCGGGCATATTCTTCGGTACTTACATTATCGACGCGCTGGTATTTCAGGAAATAGTGCCGGAGAAATACACTGGGGAGATAATTGCGGTTATCAAGTACGGCTCAGTAGTGGGGCTATTTCTTCTCACTACCTGCCTCGTATATTATTATGTGCCTCCCGTGCATGATAAATGGCCGTTTCTCTCGGCCGGAGCCGTGGTAGCTACACTGCTCATCTTCTTGGTGTCGTTTCTGTTCATCCTCTACGTCAAGATATTCGACTCCTACAACACCTTCTATGGCTCTATCGGGGCGCTGGTAGGCTTTATGGTCTGGTTGGACTTTGTATGCATGACCATTATTCTAGGATTTGAAGTCAACGTGAGCATTGATGCCGTAACCGGACGGCTTCGTACGGAGCCTGCCAGTATGCGGCTACTAGAACGGCTGCGCGGGAAAGAAAAATCACCCAAACAAGTTAACGCCTGA
- a CDS encoding L-threonylcarbamoyladenylate synthase codes for MPATLLRIHPDNPPQARIQQVVDVLRKGGIIIYPTDTVYGIGCDIHNAKAVERLCRIKGLNPDKANLSFICSDLSHIADYAHGITTPTYKVIKKALPGPFTFIFEASAKAPRQGGNKRKTVGIRVPDNTIIIQLVKELGNPIISTSVREDENTLEEYVTDPDLIYEKYRLLVDLVIDGGFGGNIPSTIIDCTNDDFELIRQGAGDIEQYL; via the coding sequence ATGCCCGCTACGCTGCTCCGCATCCACCCCGATAATCCACCTCAAGCCCGCATCCAACAAGTAGTCGACGTTCTGCGCAAGGGGGGTATCATTATCTACCCTACGGATACCGTCTACGGCATAGGCTGCGACATCCACAACGCCAAAGCCGTTGAACGTCTCTGCCGCATCAAGGGCCTGAACCCCGATAAGGCGAACCTTAGCTTTATCTGCTCCGACCTTTCGCACATTGCCGATTACGCACACGGCATCACCACTCCTACCTACAAGGTTATCAAGAAGGCTTTGCCGGGCCCGTTCACCTTTATTTTTGAGGCCAGCGCGAAAGCGCCGCGCCAAGGTGGTAACAAGCGCAAAACCGTTGGTATTCGGGTGCCCGACAATACCATCATCATTCAATTGGTGAAGGAACTAGGCAACCCCATCATCAGTACGTCGGTGCGTGAAGACGAAAACACGCTCGAAGAATACGTTACCGACCCCGACCTGATTTACGAGAAGTACCGCTTGCTCGTGGACCTAGTAATCGACGGTGGGTTCGGTGGCAACATCCCTAGCACCATCATTGACTGCACCAACGACGACTTCGAGTTGATTCGTCAGGGTGCCGGCGACATTGAGCAATACTTGTAA
- a CDS encoding FecR family protein, translating to MVDKSPLYSSPTVTEAEFHTLLQRYLDNQCTAKERSMVERWYNRLEETNVKPLQSQNQEAVEDAIWQRLTDSNLVPAPEARIIQHPASFWQASPLKWIAAILVLGVAFQLLYQTKQLQRLFRSSSAAVASSWTLRENNTRQTQKFVLPDGSRIVLHPGSSLQYATAFAGAKRRVFLEGEAFFDVHKNPKRPFLVFTKQVVTTVLGTSFRVKAYASSNEASVAVREGKVAVQARKGAKLDATPARPAATGVLLLPNEQVVYSTTSTQLKKRLVAKPVLLQPQPFAFEERPVTEVLSALEQAYGVDIVYDKVKLAGCTVSISFDNESLFEKLGLLCKSMGTSYTLASTQVVFHSVGCGLNHK from the coding sequence TTGGTAGATAAATCCCCCCTATACTCTTCACCAACCGTGACGGAAGCCGAATTCCATACGCTGCTCCAACGCTATCTGGACAACCAGTGCACTGCAAAAGAGCGGTCAATGGTAGAGCGGTGGTACAACCGGTTGGAAGAGACGAATGTAAAGCCGCTGCAGAGTCAGAACCAGGAAGCCGTTGAGGATGCCATTTGGCAACGCCTTACAGACAGTAACTTGGTGCCGGCTCCGGAGGCGCGCATAATACAGCATCCTGCTTCTTTCTGGCAGGCGTCTCCGCTCAAGTGGATTGCAGCTATCTTGGTATTAGGAGTGGCTTTCCAACTGCTGTATCAAACCAAGCAGCTTCAACGCCTGTTTCGGTCGAGCAGCGCAGCAGTGGCCAGCAGTTGGACGTTGCGTGAGAACAACACCCGGCAAACACAAAAATTCGTGTTGCCTGATGGAAGCCGGATCGTTTTACATCCTGGCAGCAGCCTACAATACGCTACAGCTTTTGCTGGTGCCAAGCGCCGAGTCTTTTTGGAAGGTGAAGCGTTTTTTGACGTGCATAAAAACCCAAAGCGCCCTTTCCTTGTGTTTACCAAGCAAGTTGTAACAACAGTCTTAGGTACCAGCTTCCGAGTGAAAGCATATGCTAGCAGCAATGAAGCATCGGTGGCCGTGCGCGAAGGTAAAGTGGCCGTTCAAGCGCGGAAAGGAGCCAAGTTGGATGCTACTCCTGCACGGCCCGCTGCTACTGGTGTGCTTCTGCTGCCCAACGAGCAGGTAGTGTATTCCACCACTAGCACTCAACTAAAGAAGCGACTGGTTGCTAAGCCAGTCTTGTTACAGCCGCAGCCTTTTGCATTCGAGGAGCGCCCCGTGACTGAGGTGCTGTCTGCCCTTGAGCAGGCTTACGGGGTAGATATTGTATATGACAAAGTAAAGCTGGCTGGCTGCACAGTAAGTATCTCTTTCGACAATGAGTCCTTGTTCGAGAAACTTGGCTTGCTGTGCAAATCCATGGGTACTTCATATACTCTGGCCAGCACGCAAGTCGTTTTTCATAGTGTGGGGTGTGGTTTGAACCATAAGTAG
- a CDS encoding T9SS type A sorting domain-containing protein, translated as MSRGTGVTASSGANAFVATGWATMGLDATDYFTFTIQPNAGFQLRLDSLVLDERRSGTGIRDWAVRSSLDNYTANIVTVTVPDDDMIRANRRVTLPAAFSALTTPVTFRIYGYNAEAATGSWRIDNVRTYGLIRTATLGTRNGVANSTISVFPNPANDMVSIRLNGKGTKVPVTVTDLTGRTVLSGTANADGTFDLRSLPAGSYIVLVKDGAASSSYKIVKQ; from the coding sequence ATGTCACGTGGAACTGGTGTAACTGCGTCTTCTGGTGCCAACGCCTTTGTGGCAACTGGTTGGGCCACTATGGGTCTTGATGCTACCGACTACTTCACCTTTACAATCCAGCCAAATGCTGGCTTTCAGTTGCGCCTAGATAGTTTGGTGTTAGACGAGCGTCGCTCAGGCACTGGTATTCGTGACTGGGCTGTGCGTTCCAGCCTCGACAACTATACTGCAAATATTGTAACGGTAACCGTACCCGACGACGACATGATACGTGCCAACAGACGGGTGACCTTACCAGCAGCTTTTTCGGCCCTCACAACTCCAGTTACATTCCGCATTTATGGCTACAATGCAGAGGCAGCAACCGGTTCTTGGCGTATTGATAACGTTCGTACCTATGGGCTGATACGAACTGCCACACTTGGTACGCGCAACGGCGTTGCGAACAGCACCATTAGCGTGTTCCCTAACCCTGCCAACGACATGGTGAGCATCCGCTTGAATGGCAAAGGCACAAAAGTACCCGTTACGGTTACCGACTTGACCGGCCGTACCGTACTGAGCGGTACGGCTAACGCCGACGGCACTTTCGACCTTCGCAGTTTACCTGCTGGCAGTTATATAGTACTCGTGAAAGATGGTGCTGCTAGCTCTTCTTACAAGATAGTAAAGCAGTAG
- a CDS encoding lysophospholipid acyltransferase family protein, which produces MSNPTSKAYAWYYHVLDWLLRALARLPLRALYVLADFLYVVLAYVVRYRKQVVLTNLRNSFPEKPEGEIQRIQRLFYRNFAQVLVETLKLADMPDAELKQRVHFGNPEVLENHFARGRTVLGLSSHAGNWEWVLTSGALWLSAHADGVYKPLMNPFFEKFMRQLRTRTGAGLIPMRDTLRDLVQRKGEVRVVSMLSDQAAGPEDRPYWTTFMNQEAGFYTSADRLASRFHCPVVYVSIRRLRRGYYEIVLTDLYDGDAPLPTDSFPITEAFVRQLETDIRLFPADYLWTHRRWKHKREVKN; this is translated from the coding sequence ATGAGCAACCCCACTTCAAAGGCGTATGCCTGGTATTACCACGTGCTTGACTGGTTGCTGCGGGCCTTAGCTCGTTTGCCCTTACGTGCGCTGTACGTGTTGGCCGATTTTCTATATGTGGTGCTAGCCTACGTGGTGCGCTACCGTAAACAAGTGGTGCTCACCAATCTGCGGAACTCGTTTCCGGAAAAACCAGAAGGGGAAATACAGCGGATTCAACGCTTGTTCTACCGCAACTTTGCCCAAGTGCTGGTAGAAACCCTCAAACTGGCCGACATGCCGGATGCAGAATTGAAACAGCGGGTGCATTTCGGAAATCCGGAAGTACTGGAAAACCATTTTGCGCGCGGGCGCACCGTATTAGGACTTTCGTCGCATGCTGGCAACTGGGAGTGGGTGCTGACTTCGGGCGCCTTGTGGTTGTCGGCACACGCCGATGGAGTGTATAAGCCGCTTATGAACCCGTTTTTCGAGAAGTTCATGCGGCAGTTACGCACGCGCACCGGCGCCGGACTGATACCGATGCGTGATACGCTGCGCGATTTGGTGCAGCGCAAAGGTGAGGTGCGAGTGGTTAGCATGCTCTCTGACCAAGCGGCTGGCCCTGAGGATCGGCCTTACTGGACCACCTTCATGAATCAGGAAGCCGGCTTCTACACCAGTGCCGATCGGTTGGCGAGTCGCTTTCATTGTCCGGTTGTGTACGTGAGCATCCGTCGTCTGCGCCGGGGGTACTACGAAATCGTGCTCACCGACCTCTACGATGGCGACGCGCCATTGCCTACCGACAGCTTCCCGATAACAGAAGCGTTTGTGCGGCAACTGGAAACAGATATTCGTCTGTTCCCTGCCGATTATCTATGGACGCACCGCAGATGGAAACACAAGAGAGAAGTGAAGAACTGA